The following coding sequences are from one Treponema bryantii window:
- a CDS encoding hybrid sensor histidine kinase/response regulator: MNLDKNLFKTDYISEAREILDSLDDIAILASKEKRNTGCLKEILRLLHTLKGSSRMMEYVQIEKVINHLETVFKNIQSNQTEIPNKIIQLLMGVNNLLHKVIDSIEDGADGTFEQYEDVLNNIDQSMEGDDFNTDFSVKQAESESVENSDASGDEQVNEENSEFFHDSQTIKVQISQIDSILQSLDKLIMRQIKLKNEIEVLKGKSEASEFQEFQELSENISVLENQSVDIQKNIISLRMLPFDMILRPIKRSIVAEALKTGKNIEFDIPQSEITIDKFILEKLPAILIHLVRNSIDHGIESPEERKKLGKPEMGTISISVSQVSNRIFVNVKDDGHGIDYEKIRAKALRLFPEREAEILSADSTDLLQFIFASGFSTKDEQTELSGRGIGLDVVRTEMDKLKGKITVYSELNKGTDFELSLPASLATQDGLFVSVSDSSYLILSHYIKEILTINKADFLQLQHGPVLNIHNELVPIFDFDIINNNSIKRTNTKTEVSVVILEYLNKKIGIMVDKILHYGTVVIKPVPPLLKDFNALQGVVFDENYRIIPVLNIPDTIRRFKVVNVYDIKNLEVRKMPKIYSVLVVDDSHTTRHIEQIILEAENYNVSTAVDGIDALEKMKQHKFDLVVTDVKMPRMDGFVLLHNMRHKEEFKNIPVIMVSSVFESDTLDKAKNLGAQGYIVKSDFERESLTAKVKELLHE; this comes from the coding sequence ATGAATCTTGATAAAAACCTGTTTAAGACAGACTATATTTCCGAAGCTCGTGAGATTCTTGACTCTCTTGATGATATTGCAATTCTTGCATCAAAAGAAAAAAGAAATACAGGTTGCTTAAAGGAAATTCTCCGCCTTCTGCATACGCTGAAGGGGTCTTCCCGTATGATGGAATATGTTCAGATTGAAAAGGTTATTAACCATCTGGAAACTGTTTTTAAAAATATCCAGAGCAACCAGACTGAAATTCCAAATAAAATAATTCAGCTTTTAATGGGCGTAAACAATCTGCTGCATAAGGTAATTGATAGTATTGAAGATGGCGCAGACGGCACTTTTGAACAGTATGAAGATGTGCTTAATAATATCGACCAGTCAATGGAGGGAGATGATTTTAATACTGATTTCTCGGTGAAGCAGGCTGAGTCGGAGAGCGTTGAGAACTCTGATGCTTCTGGGGATGAGCAGGTGAATGAAGAGAACTCGGAGTTCTTCCACGATTCTCAGACAATCAAAGTTCAGATTTCGCAGATTGATTCAATCCTCCAGTCTCTCGACAAACTTATTATGCGTCAGATAAAACTCAAGAACGAGATTGAGGTTTTAAAAGGAAAGAGTGAAGCTTCTGAATTCCAGGAGTTCCAGGAGCTTTCAGAAAATATTTCCGTTCTCGAAAATCAGAGTGTAGATATTCAGAAAAATATCATCTCGCTTCGTATGCTTCCGTTTGATATGATTCTGCGCCCTATTAAGCGTTCAATTGTAGCTGAAGCATTAAAGACCGGAAAAAATATTGAGTTTGATATTCCGCAGTCAGAAATCACAATAGATAAATTTATTCTGGAAAAGCTTCCTGCAATTTTGATTCACCTTGTACGAAACTCAATTGACCATGGAATTGAATCGCCGGAGGAACGTAAAAAACTTGGTAAGCCTGAGATGGGAACAATATCTATTTCTGTAAGCCAGGTTTCCAACAGAATCTTTGTAAATGTAAAAGATGACGGTCACGGAATTGATTATGAAAAAATCCGTGCGAAAGCTCTTCGTCTTTTTCCTGAACGCGAGGCTGAGATTCTTTCTGCAGATTCTACAGACCTGCTGCAGTTTATATTTGCTTCGGGCTTTTCAACAAAAGATGAACAGACAGAACTTTCTGGGCGCGGTATTGGTCTTGATGTTGTGCGAACAGAAATGGATAAACTTAAGGGAAAAATTACAGTTTATTCGGAGCTTAATAAGGGAACTGATTTTGAACTTTCTCTTCCGGCTTCTCTTGCTACACAGGATGGACTTTTTGTTTCTGTTTCAGACAGTTCATATCTGATTCTTTCTCATTACATCAAAGAGATTCTCACGATAAATAAAGCTGATTTCTTGCAGCTTCAGCACGGTCCGGTTTTGAATATTCATAATGAGCTGGTTCCGATTTTTGATTTTGATATTATCAATAATAATTCAATCAAGAGAACAAATACAAAGACAGAGGTGTCTGTTGTCATTCTTGAATATCTGAATAAAAAGATTGGAATTATGGTAGATAAGATTCTGCACTATGGTACTGTCGTAATTAAGCCTGTACCACCTCTGCTCAAGGATTTTAATGCGCTTCAGGGTGTTGTGTTCGATGAGAACTACCGCATCATTCCGGTTCTGAATATTCCAGATACAATCCGCCGCTTCAAGGTTGTAAACGTTTACGATATTAAGAATCTTGAAGTTCGCAAAATGCCGAAGATTTATTCTGTACTTGTTGTTGATGATTCTCATACAACCCGCCATATCGAACAGATTATTCTAGAAGCAGAAAACTATAATGTTTCTACAGCAGTTGATGGAATTGATGCTCTTGAAAAAATGAAGCAGCACAAATTTGATCTTGTTGTAACTGATGTAAAAATGCCTCGTATGGACGGATTTGTCCTTCTTCATAATATGCGGCATAAAGAAGAATTTAAAAATATTCCGGTTATTATGGTTTCCTCTGTGTTCGAAAGTGACACTCTGGATAAGGCAAAGAATCTTGGTGCACAGGGCTATATTGTAAAATCTGATTTTGAACGCGAAAGCCTTACTGCAAAGGTAAAGGAGCTGCTGCATGAGTAA